One Sulfurimonas sp. genomic window carries:
- a CDS encoding DNA translocase FtsK: MRDTIFIISFGLLGYFGFATVFGDMALMGSYGAVFASYNHKLFGYVSYIYIFAFMIPLYFLYKNNRLNIEKIELAITSFLLFFSSLLAQAMIVKDDLRGEVGAGFADFLSPYIGTFGLWTFWLIITSISIVIIFDKSAHEIVDIFLKNIKDMFSNSDFFAPKEIKKPIKSKNIVEKNVETVKPVEQNSGKMAKEDKKAETVFEEEDNQIDTPAYLRREESPKSELSSKKAVKHNILELVNEIKEQKNAIVVDELEENAKLLASIEKGAVEKPKNFTLPSVDFLQKPNAKAHSVDESELDGKIKFLIEKLAHFKIDGDVVRTYAGPVVSTFEFKPAANVKVSRILNLQDDLAMALSAETIRIQAPIPGKDVVGIEIPNEKIDTIYLRELLDSMIFKESSSPLTIVLGKDIVGKPFITDLKKLPHLLIAGTTGSGKSVGINAMILSLLYKNSPDQLRLLMIDPKMLEFSIYNDIPHLLTPVITKAKQAIVALNNMVYEMERRYSLMSENRTKNIESYNEKVKKEGGEHLPYIVVIIDELADLMMTSGKDVEYSIARLAQMARASGIHLVVATQRPSVDVVTGLIKANLPSRISYRVGQKIDSKIILDQQGAESLLGKGDMLFTPPGSTGLVRLHAPWSTEEEIEKIVNFIKSQRAPNYDKSFLVEENENSYSSSNDTYEELDPLFDEAKNVILTDRKTSISYLQRKLQIGYNKSARLIEQLENEGILSAPNSKGIRDIL, encoded by the coding sequence TTGAGAGACACTATATTTATAATAAGTTTTGGTTTATTGGGCTATTTTGGATTTGCTACGGTTTTTGGCGATATGGCTTTGATGGGCAGTTACGGTGCGGTCTTTGCATCATACAACCATAAACTTTTCGGTTATGTGTCATACATCTATATATTTGCTTTTATGATTCCGTTATATTTTTTGTATAAGAACAACAGACTAAACATAGAAAAAATTGAGTTGGCAATAACTTCCTTTTTGCTGTTTTTTTCCTCACTATTGGCTCAAGCTATGATTGTAAAAGATGATTTACGAGGTGAAGTCGGAGCAGGTTTTGCCGACTTTTTATCTCCTTATATCGGAACATTCGGGCTTTGGACATTTTGGTTGATTATAACTTCAATCTCTATAGTAATTATTTTTGATAAAAGTGCTCATGAAATAGTGGATATTTTTTTAAAAAACATTAAAGATATGTTTTCAAATAGTGATTTTTTTGCTCCAAAAGAGATAAAAAAACCTATTAAAAGTAAAAATATTGTAGAAAAAAATGTCGAGACGGTAAAACCAGTAGAGCAAAATAGCGGTAAAATGGCTAAAGAAGATAAAAAAGCAGAGACTGTTTTTGAAGAGGAAGATAACCAAATCGATACACCTGCATATCTTAGAAGAGAAGAGTCTCCTAAATCGGAACTATCATCAAAAAAAGCAGTCAAACACAATATTTTAGAGCTTGTCAACGAGATAAAAGAGCAAAAAAATGCCATAGTCGTCGATGAACTTGAGGAGAATGCAAAACTGCTTGCTTCCATAGAAAAGGGTGCGGTTGAAAAGCCGAAAAACTTTACTCTGCCATCGGTTGATTTTTTACAAAAGCCAAATGCTAAAGCTCACAGCGTCGATGAGAGCGAGCTTGACGGCAAGATAAAATTTCTTATAGAAAAATTGGCACACTTTAAGATAGACGGGGATGTCGTGCGAACATATGCAGGACCCGTTGTTTCAACTTTTGAGTTTAAACCTGCCGCAAATGTAAAGGTTTCAAGGATTTTAAATCTTCAAGACGATTTAGCTATGGCTCTAAGTGCCGAGACTATCCGCATACAGGCGCCGATTCCGGGCAAAGATGTAGTCGGAATCGAGATACCAAACGAGAAGATTGATACGATTTACCTAAGAGAGTTGCTTGATAGTATGATTTTTAAGGAGTCTTCTTCTCCCTTGACTATCGTTTTAGGTAAAGATATAGTCGGCAAACCCTTTATAACCGACCTTAAAAAGCTTCCGCATCTCCTCATCGCGGGAACGACGGGAAGCGGGAAAAGTGTCGGTATAAATGCTATGATACTCTCCCTTTTATATAAAAATTCACCAGATCAGCTTAGACTTCTTATGATTGACCCAAAAATGCTTGAATTTTCTATCTATAACGATATACCGCATCTTCTGACCCCCGTAATCACAAAAGCAAAACAGGCAATTGTAGCGCTTAACAATATGGTTTACGAGATGGAAAGAAGATACTCTCTTATGAGTGAAAATAGAACAAAAAATATAGAAAGTTATAACGAAAAAGTAAAGAAAGAGGGCGGCGAACATCTTCCTTACATTGTTGTTATCATAGATGAGTTGGCGGATTTGATGATGACGAGCGGAAAAGATGTAGAGTACTCCATCGCAAGGCTTGCGCAGATGGCAAGAGCATCGGGGATACATCTTGTAGTCGCAACACAGAGACCATCGGTCGATGTTGTCACAGGGCTTATCAAAGCAAATCTTCCTTCACGCATCTCATACAGAGTAGGGCAAAAAATAGACTCTAAAATCATACTTGACCAACAAGGCGCAGAGTCGCTTCTGGGCAAAGGCGATATGCTCTTTACTCCTCCGGGATCAACGGGGCTTGTTCGCCTTCACGCACCTTGGAGCACGGAAGAGGAGATAGAGAAAATCGTCAACTTCATCAAATCGCAAAGAGCGCCGAATTATGATAAAAGTTTTTTAGTTGAAGAGAATGAAAATAGCTACTCATCTTCAAACGACACTTACGAAGAGCTTGACCCTCTTTTTGATGAGGCAAAAAATGTTATCTTAACCGACAGAAAAACATCTATCTCTTATCTTCAAAGAAAACTCCAAATCGGCTACAATAAATCTGCAAGACTTATTGAACAGCTGGAAAATGAGGGTATATTATCTGCGCCGAATTCAAAAGGAATTCGCGATATTCTCTGA
- a CDS encoding DUF3820 family protein, whose translation MAVPYFIFTKFSNSFSVFVKNLEELSVEQIQNIEAFVRTRKGVFDFSSYTFIIQKRLEFCEFILLMEKSSINAICEEKSLNVQQRERVEFGKYKGMLYCDLPDSYLLWLKSNYMGKDRDVVEAELKFREL comes from the coding sequence ATGGCGGTACCGTACTTTATTTTTACAAAATTTTCTAACTCGTTTAGTGTATTTGTAAAAAATTTAGAAGAGTTGTCGGTAGAGCAGATACAAAACATCGAAGCTTTTGTTAGAACAAGAAAAGGTGTTTTTGATTTTAGTTCTTATACATTTATTATTCAAAAAAGATTGGAATTTTGCGAGTTTATTTTATTGATGGAAAAAAGCTCCATAAATGCAATATGCGAAGAGAAGAGTTTGAATGTCCAACAAAGAGAGAGAGTTGAATTTGGAAAATATAAAGGGATGCTATATTGCGACCTTCCTGATTCATATCTTTTGTGGCTAAAAAGTAACTATATGGGTAAAGATAGAGATGTTGTTGAGGCTGAATTGAAATTTAGAGAACTGTAA
- a CDS encoding HD domain-containing phosphohydrolase has product MPYAIKGIEWRRIFDSAPDPIFLHDEEFRLMLANNAYLECAGITEEEAIGKLYWEVFPKGIGPMESCLKAVDGHKEEEEEEEIYLPDGRVFLSRSVSIVDKAGNYRFNRHNLTDITAITQAQEHIAQLNRLYRMISLGNQALVRANDEISLAQVMCDVLVEHGGYTTAWVGLKGDCSEKTIHPIAAKGIDISRIRSLNLTWEDNELGQAPTGTCIRTEKPVHRRNLPSEVPNSLLPITLELNVVESFSLPLSYAGRVLGALTVSSPGHSKLGEREIDLLTEMSGDLAFGIGKLRENAERLSILERLDKSLDHAVTAIAATVEMRDPYTAGHQRRVSELAAAIASEMGLSDEQIDAVRVSGVVHDIGKIHVPAEILSSPAKLSDAEFSIIKTHPQAGYDILYTIDFPWPVAQIVLQHHEKMDGSGYPNGLKEEDILIEARILCIADVIEAMASHRPYRPGFGIFPALQEISRNKGRLYDQNAVKATLSLFLEKGYEL; this is encoded by the coding sequence ATGCCGTATGCAATAAAAGGAATTGAGTGGCGCAGAATTTTCGATAGCGCCCCTGACCCTATTTTTCTTCATGATGAAGAGTTTCGTCTAATGCTTGCTAACAATGCTTACTTAGAGTGTGCCGGCATAACTGAAGAAGAGGCAATCGGAAAGCTGTACTGGGAAGTTTTTCCAAAAGGTATAGGTCCTATGGAGTCTTGTCTAAAAGCCGTTGATGGGCACAAAGAGGAGGAGGAAGAAGAAGAGATTTATTTGCCGGACGGGAGGGTTTTTCTTTCCCGCAGTGTTAGTATTGTCGATAAAGCCGGAAACTACCGTTTTAATCGTCACAACCTAACCGATATAACGGCGATAACGCAGGCGCAGGAGCATATAGCGCAGCTTAACCGTCTTTACCGTATGATTTCGCTTGGCAATCAGGCGCTCGTGCGGGCAAATGACGAAATTTCTCTAGCACAGGTAATGTGCGATGTTCTTGTGGAACACGGCGGTTATACTACGGCATGGGTCGGGCTAAAGGGTGACTGTTCTGAAAAAACAATTCATCCGATTGCAGCAAAGGGGATCGATATAAGTCGGATTCGTAGTCTTAATCTGACATGGGAGGACAATGAACTTGGGCAAGCGCCTACAGGAACCTGCATCCGTACCGAAAAGCCTGTTCATCGCCGAAATCTTCCAAGTGAAGTACCGAACTCACTTCTTCCGATTACTTTAGAGCTGAATGTAGTCGAATCATTCTCTCTCCCGCTATCATATGCAGGAAGAGTTTTAGGAGCGCTGACCGTTAGTTCCCCAGGACATAGCAAGCTTGGTGAAAGAGAGATTGATTTATTGACAGAGATGTCAGGCGATCTTGCTTTTGGCATAGGCAAACTGCGCGAAAATGCCGAACGCCTGAGTATTCTTGAGAGACTTGACAAGAGCTTGGATCATGCAGTTACTGCTATAGCCGCAACAGTTGAGATGCGGGATCCTTATACAGCGGGGCATCAGCGGCGGGTTTCCGAGTTAGCGGCAGCAATTGCATCGGAAATGGGGCTATCGGATGAGCAGATCGATGCCGTTCGAGTCTCAGGCGTAGTGCATGACATAGGCAAAATCCATGTTCCTGCGGAGATTTTATCCAGTCCGGCAAAGTTGAGCGATGCGGAGTTTTCCATTATAAAGACCCACCCTCAAGCAGGTTACGATATTCTTTATACAATCGATTTTCCTTGGCCGGTTGCACAGATTGTTTTGCAGCACCATGAAAAAATGGACGGTTCAGGGTATCCTAACGGACTAAAAGAGGAAGATATTTTGATTGAAGCCAGAATCCTTTGTATAGCCGATGTTATTGAGGCGATGGCTTCCCATCGTCCGTACAGACCTGGTTTTGGGATTTTTCCGGCTCTGCAGGAGATTTCACGCAATAAAGGTCGGTTATATGATCAAAACGCCGTAAAAGCAACATTGTCGCTGTTTTTGGAAAAAGGGTATGAGCTGTAA
- the acnB gene encoding bifunctional aconitate hydratase 2/2-methylisocitrate dehydratase, which produces MAFIEEYKAHIAQRETLGVPPLPLSAEQTVALVEMIKAGAGDMNENVALLTNRVSPGVDDAAYVKAAFLNDVASEKISVAAISASAAVKMMGMMLGGYNVKPIINALTSSNSEVVEAAKEALKHTLLVYDAFNDVEELYKAGNAAAVEVMNSWANAEWFTSKPALPEVMTLTVFKVAGETNTDDLSPASEAFTRSDIPLHANSMLVAKMDDPISTIKKLKEKGHPIAYVGDVVGTGSSRKSGVNSVQWHMGEDIDGVPNKRTGGVVLGGIIAPIFFATCEDSGALPLELDVTNMEMGDVITVYPYKGEAHKDGKCIAAFKLNPNTIVDEVRAGGRIPLIIGRGLTSKARGVLGLGTSDIFLTPEQPADSGKGYTLAQKMVGKACGMTGVRPNMYVEPVTSTVGSQDTTGPMTRDEIVELAALGFSADMVMQSFCHTAAYPKPSDVKMHHTLPDFISKRSGVALRPGDGVIHSWLNRLVLPDTVGTGADSHTRFPIGISFPGGSGIVAFAAVTGSMPLTMPESVLVRFSGELQPGITLRDLVNAIPHQAIKDGLLTVPKKDKKNVFNGRILEIEGLPTLKCEQAFELSDASAERSAAACTVKLDKEPVIEYIKSNVVLLEQMIVAGYEDKRTLQRRIDKMNEWLANPTLMEADKDAEYAAIIEIDLNKITEPILACPNDPDDVATLSEVLASDRPTKIDEVFVGSCMTNIGHYRALGEVLRGEGAVPTRLWICPPTRMDEKQLIEEGYYAVFGSSGARTEIPGCSLCMGNQARVADGAVVFSTSTRNFDNRLGKDTKVYLGSAELAAVCAKLGRLPTAAEYNEIVPKKIAGKEANIYKYLNFNLIKDYKL; this is translated from the coding sequence ATGGCATTTATTGAAGAGTATAAAGCGCATATTGCGCAAAGAGAAACACTAGGTGTTCCACCATTACCGCTCTCTGCTGAGCAGACTGTTGCATTGGTTGAGATGATTAAAGCAGGTGCGGGCGACATGAATGAAAATGTTGCACTTCTTACAAATCGTGTTTCACCGGGCGTCGATGATGCCGCATATGTAAAAGCTGCATTTTTAAATGATGTTGCGTCAGAGAAAATCAGCGTAGCTGCTATTTCTGCTTCTGCTGCCGTAAAAATGATGGGTATGATGCTTGGCGGTTACAATGTTAAGCCGATTATTAACGCATTGACATCTAGCAACTCTGAGGTAGTTGAGGCTGCAAAAGAGGCTTTAAAACATACTTTGCTTGTTTATGATGCATTTAACGATGTTGAAGAGTTGTACAAAGCGGGTAATGCTGCTGCCGTTGAAGTAATGAACTCATGGGCAAATGCCGAGTGGTTTACATCAAAACCGGCACTTCCTGAAGTTATGACTCTAACGGTATTTAAAGTTGCAGGTGAGACAAATACGGATGATTTATCTCCTGCGTCTGAAGCTTTTACCCGTTCAGATATTCCGCTTCATGCAAACTCGATGTTGGTTGCAAAGATGGATGACCCGATCAGCACTATCAAAAAACTAAAAGAAAAAGGTCACCCGATTGCTTATGTAGGTGATGTTGTAGGAACGGGAAGCTCAAGAAAATCAGGTGTAAACTCTGTTCAGTGGCATATGGGCGAAGATATAGACGGTGTTCCGAATAAACGCACTGGCGGTGTAGTTCTTGGCGGAATTATCGCTCCTATTTTCTTTGCTACTTGTGAAGATTCGGGTGCACTGCCGCTAGAACTTGATGTTACAAATATGGAGATGGGCGATGTTATCACGGTTTATCCATATAAAGGCGAAGCGCATAAAGACGGTAAATGTATCGCTGCATTTAAACTAAATCCAAATACGATTGTTGATGAAGTTCGTGCAGGCGGGCGTATACCGCTTATTATCGGACGCGGCTTGACTTCAAAAGCAAGAGGCGTTTTAGGTCTTGGCACAAGCGATATTTTCTTAACTCCCGAGCAGCCTGCAGATAGCGGAAAAGGTTACACTTTAGCTCAAAAAATGGTTGGTAAGGCTTGCGGTATGACAGGTGTTCGCCCAAATATGTATGTTGAACCTGTAACTTCAACCGTAGGAAGTCAAGATACTACGGGTCCTATGACAAGAGATGAGATAGTTGAACTTGCTGCACTTGGCTTTAGTGCAGATATGGTTATGCAGTCATTCTGTCATACTGCGGCATATCCGAAACCTTCAGATGTGAAAATGCACCACACGCTTCCTGACTTTATATCTAAACGATCAGGCGTTGCTCTTCGTCCGGGTGACGGAGTAATCCACTCATGGTTAAATCGTCTGGTATTGCCGGATACGGTCGGAACGGGGGCAGATAGCCATACTCGTTTTCCTATCGGTATATCATTTCCGGGCGGTTCGGGCATCGTTGCGTTTGCGGCAGTTACGGGAAGTATGCCGCTAACTATGCCTGAGTCGGTTCTTGTAAGATTTAGCGGAGAGCTTCAACCCGGTATCACTCTTCGTGATTTGGTAAATGCTATTCCTCATCAAGCAATCAAAGACGGGCTTTTAACAGTTCCTAAAAAAGACAAGAAAAATGTTTTCAACGGTCGTATTTTAGAGATTGAGGGTCTTCCGACGCTTAAGTGTGAACAAGCTTTTGAGCTTTCAGACGCATCTGCCGAGAGAAGTGCTGCTGCATGTACGGTAAAACTGGATAAAGAACCTGTAATCGAGTATATCAAATCAAATGTTGTTTTATTGGAGCAGATGATTGTAGCAGGATATGAGGATAAACGAACACTGCAACGCCGCATAGACAAAATGAACGAGTGGTTGGCAAATCCTACTCTTATGGAAGCGGACAAAGATGCAGAGTACGCAGCGATTATCGAAATTGATTTAAACAAAATCACGGAGCCGATTTTAGCTTGTCCAAATGATCCGGATGATGTTGCAACGCTATCTGAAGTTTTGGCAAGCGACCGTCCGACAAAAATTGATGAAGTGTTTGTCGGTTCATGTATGACAAATATCGGTCACTACCGTGCGCTTGGAGAAGTTTTAAGAGGCGAGGGTGCCGTTCCGACAAGACTATGGATTTGTCCGCCGACAAGAATGGATGAAAAACAACTTATAGAAGAGGGTTACTACGCTGTATTTGGATCTTCAGGTGCAAGAACAGAGATCCCGGGATGTTCACTCTGTATGGGAAATCAAGCGCGCGTTGCTGACGGTGCCGTTGTATTTTCAACTTCAACCCGTAACTTCGATAACCGCTTAGGTAAAGATACTAAAGTCTATCTAGGTTCTGCAGAACTTGCTGCCGTATGTGCAAAACTAGGTCGCCTGCCGACTGCCGCGGAGTATAACGAGATAGTTCCTAAGAAGATAGCGGGTAAAGAGGCTAATATCTATAAATATCTTAACTTCAATCTTATCAAAGATTATAAACTATAA
- a CDS encoding diguanylate cyclase, which produces MEKIYKFAVLVLFLVGGTLFLFNNFVTNYNQEIEKTKNKLDGVEFAHKIQKFILKLQKLRGYSQFDEISLNQSDWDIIVNNIQLIKSDVKKDILEIKQFNRLYPTLYDNDYGYIIDEIENLMQSQQEDKTVLYQKYTYEIEQLKEKMYYLGFKSKLLLESEGDKYFLIEIMLKHLPNAIEVVGKIRAKTTKAILDNVTDAELKYSIQSNCLLCEEHTKQIYKTINEINDDIEKTRLLSLLDNINSETKKMQEFVKKTIVSEHMSIEALEFFTVSTNVIDKMFALYGTNAEFLNQKLNKKLNELEQTKLYGIIIGAAVFLFIVVTIISMVRGYMLYTRSEKKIKNNLTSIIELKNDLEKCQTIAELSSSALYFFAKKFNIVQGAIYLFNEENNKLYLASSYATNEMKPIVELGEGLIGEAAAQMRHLHTHISDEKTRSFSIESIVIEPTNICTVPLISYEKIFGVLQLGLIKENEIVHNDDFNYFIDMIIGFLRDAKYLEINKKYIELIDKYVITSKTNTKGIITDVSDAFTRISGYSKDEIIGKSHSIVSHPDTPKELYKKLWETILSGKIYKGEFKNLNKNGEEYWIESTITPQMDKYNNILGYSAIIHDITDKKRIEEYSITDALTGLYNRRFYNSNFDKEYKISKRENKNLVLLIIDIDYFKQFNDRYGHQRGDEVLKTVSLAMKSLFKRANDYVYRLGGEEFAVSFYTNSQKDAFERAEALRKNIQELKIEHSASSISQYVSISIGLTYITKECIRETDEIYKITDETLYRAKNNGRNRVEVTSFNP; this is translated from the coding sequence ATGGAAAAGATATATAAATTTGCCGTATTGGTTCTGTTTTTAGTCGGTGGAACTCTCTTTTTATTTAATAACTTTGTAACTAACTATAATCAAGAGATTGAAAAAACAAAAAACAAACTTGACGGGGTTGAATTTGCACATAAAATCCAAAAATTCATATTAAAACTTCAAAAATTAAGAGGTTATAGCCAGTTTGACGAGATATCTCTAAACCAATCCGACTGGGATATTATAGTAAATAATATTCAATTGATTAAGTCGGATGTAAAAAAAGATATACTGGAAATTAAACAGTTTAACAGACTTTATCCTACGCTTTACGATAACGATTACGGTTATATAATAGATGAGATTGAAAATTTAATGCAGAGTCAGCAAGAGGACAAAACTGTTTTATATCAAAAATATACATACGAGATAGAGCAGTTAAAAGAGAAGATGTACTATCTCGGATTTAAATCCAAGCTATTATTGGAATCTGAGGGTGATAAATATTTTTTAATCGAAATTATGCTTAAACATTTGCCAAATGCCATAGAAGTCGTCGGTAAAATCAGAGCTAAAACCACTAAAGCTATCTTAGATAATGTTACTGATGCGGAACTGAAATATTCAATCCAAAGCAACTGTTTGCTTTGCGAGGAGCATACAAAACAGATATATAAAACCATAAATGAGATAAACGACGATATTGAAAAAACAAGACTTCTTTCTCTGCTTGACAATATTAACAGTGAAACGAAAAAAATGCAGGAGTTTGTTAAAAAAACTATCGTCTCTGAGCATATGAGTATAGAAGCACTTGAGTTTTTTACGGTGTCGACAAATGTAATCGATAAAATGTTTGCGCTTTACGGCACAAATGCAGAATTTTTAAATCAAAAATTAAATAAAAAATTAAATGAGTTAGAACAGACAAAACTATACGGAATAATCATAGGAGCAGCCGTTTTTCTCTTTATCGTCGTAACAATTATATCGATGGTAAGAGGCTATATGCTCTATACCCGCAGTGAAAAAAAGATAAAGAACAATCTAACATCGATTATAGAGCTTAAAAATGATTTGGAGAAGTGCCAAACAATTGCGGAGTTATCGTCTAGCGCACTCTACTTTTTTGCTAAAAAATTCAATATTGTCCAAGGCGCGATATATCTATTTAATGAAGAGAATAATAAACTCTATCTTGCATCGTCTTACGCTACAAACGAGATGAAACCGATTGTTGAACTAGGAGAGGGGCTAATCGGAGAAGCTGCCGCACAGATGCGACATCTTCATACGCATATAAGCGATGAGAAAACAAGAAGTTTCAGTATAGAATCTATCGTTATAGAACCTACAAATATATGTACCGTTCCGTTAATCAGCTATGAAAAAATATTCGGTGTTTTGCAGCTAGGGCTTATCAAAGAGAATGAGATAGTCCATAATGACGATTTTAACTATTTTATAGATATGATTATCGGTTTTTTACGCGACGCAAAATATTTAGAGATAAATAAAAAATATATAGAACTTATAGATAAGTATGTAATCACATCAAAAACAAATACAAAAGGTATTATTACAGATGTGAGTGACGCATTTACAAGAATTTCAGGATATTCAAAAGATGAAATTATAGGCAAGTCGCACTCAATAGTTTCGCATCCCGATACGCCAAAAGAGCTATATAAAAAGTTGTGGGAGACTATTCTTAGCGGAAAAATATATAAGGGAGAGTTTAAAAATCTCAATAAAAACGGTGAAGAGTATTGGATTGAGAGTACAATTACGCCGCAAATGGACAAATATAACAATATTTTGGGATACTCGGCAATTATCCATGATATAACGGATAAAAAGAGAATAGAAGAGTACTCTATTACCGATGCTTTAACCGGACTCTATAATAGACGATTTTATAACTCAAATTTTGACAAAGAGTATAAAATATCTAAACGAGAAAATAAAAATCTGGTTTTGCTTATTATCGATATAGACTATTTTAAACAATTTAACGATAGGTATGGGCATCAAAGGGGAGATGAAGTGTTAAAAACAGTATCTTTGGCTATGAAATCCCTATTTAAGCGGGCAAACGACTATGTTTATCGCTTAGGCGGCGAAGAATTTGCCGTATCGTTTTATACAAATAGCCAAAAAGATGCGTTTGAAAGGGCGGAGGCTCTTCGTAAAAATATACAAGAGCTAAAAATTGAGCATAGTGCAAGCAGTATTTCCCAATATGTTTCTATATCTATTGGACTCACTTATATCACAAAAGAATGTATACGGGAAACGGATGAGATATATAAGATTACGGATGAGACGCTATATAGAGCTAAAAACAACGGGCGAAATAGGGTTGAAGTGACTTCCTTCAATCCCTGA
- the lolA gene encoding LolA-like outer membrane lipoprotein chaperone produces MKYFFLAILISLELFASLDGITSFEADFTQSITDDKNKTLVYSGHIVALKPQNAKWSYIKPVKKDVFINDFEVTIVEPEIEQVIVKTLESNFDFFKIISNAKKIEENKYLANYKNSKFTITKNGSFIESISYLDEFENRVKISFKNQKQNQTVNKTVFTPVFPLNFDIIRD; encoded by the coding sequence GTGAAATACTTTTTTTTAGCAATTTTAATAAGTTTAGAACTATTTGCATCACTAGACGGTATTACTTCGTTTGAAGCAGATTTTACCCAAAGCATTACGGATGATAAAAATAAAACATTGGTTTATAGCGGTCATATAGTTGCATTAAAACCGCAAAACGCAAAATGGAGCTACATAAAGCCTGTAAAAAAAGATGTATTTATAAATGATTTTGAAGTAACGATTGTTGAACCGGAAATAGAACAGGTTATTGTTAAAACATTAGAGTCAAATTTTGATTTTTTCAAAATAATATCAAATGCTAAAAAAATTGAAGAGAACAAATATTTGGCAAACTACAAAAATTCAAAATTTACGATAACTAAAAACGGCTCTTTTATAGAGTCAATATCTTATTTAGACGAATTTGAAAACAGAGTTAAAATAAGTTTTAAAAATCAAAAGCAAAATCAAACCGTCAATAAAACCGTTTTTACACCGGTTTTTCCTCTGAATTTTGATATAATCAGGGATTGA